In Spirosoma pollinicola, the genomic window CGCTTTTGCGTTCTGCCGCCAGTTTGTCGTCGGGGTGTACCTGAATAGACAGGTCGTCATTCGCATCAATAAACTTTACCAGCAAGGGAAAACGGTTGCCGTACTTGTTATATACATGCTCACCAACCAGCTCACCTTTATACTGCTCCACCAATTCGTGAAGGGATTTACCTTGTAAACTGCCTTCTTTTACAACCGACAGATTACCCTCTACGTCAGACACCTCCCAGGTTTCACCACAATTTGGCAACGGAGAAAAGTCTTTCCCAAGAATGGTGTTGGTCTTCTGGCCACCCCAGATTTTATCTTTAAAAATAGTCTCGAATGTAAGCGGATACAGCATGTAGTTATTCGTTAAAAAGAGTTCTTATTCTTTTGCCGATGCCTTGAAAACGCCGACTTCAGCGAGTTGTACCGGTCCGTTGGCATTTGTAATAAACAGGCGAAGCTTGGAAGATGTTACGGCAGGGAAGCGAAGAAGTCGTTTATAGCCTACTGTTGTGAACGTCTGCAAGGACTTCCAGTTGCTGCCATCCCAGTATTCGACCCGGCCGCTGGCCACGCGCTGGCCGTTGGCAATATTCTCCTGGATCGAAATCCGGTCGAAGGATTTTTCCCCGCCAAGGTCAATCGCCAGCGGTTGATTTGCGGATAAGGTTGTGAACGTAGTGAGCTTTTTATCTGTCAGCAACGGCTGTTTAGCGACCAGATTCTGCTTAAAGGTTTCGTCCAGAATAGTCCGAAACTCTTTCAAACTGGCGATGTCTGGCTCCGAAAACAGGCCATCCCGATTTGGCGGCACGTTGAGCAGCAACAGGCTATTCCGACCAACCGACTGATAGTACAAATCCACCAGGTTCTTTCCTGACCGCACTTTTGCGTCTTCGGCAGGGTGGTAAAACCAGCCCGGACGAATGGATACGTCGGTTTCGGCGGGAACCCATTGCTTGCCCGTAGCATCGCCCCGGTTCAGGTATTTGGCGTCAGCTTTTCCGGGAGCCAGGCCATCGGTGTTAATCGTAGACCAGCAGGTTTCGCCCGCGTTACCCGACTCATTACCAACCCAGCGCACATCGGGACCGGCATCGGAAAACATAACCGCATTGGGTTGTAACTGGCGCACCAGTGCCCAATACC contains:
- a CDS encoding alpha-L-fucosidase, which translates into the protein MKQICLSGLLIAGFLSSFLSYSQSLPKPTPRQLAWQPLETTAFLHFTVNTYTDKEWGDGTESPSIFNPTKLDARQWIKALKEAGFKMAIITAKHHDGFCLWPSKMTDHSVKSSPWKNGKGDVVKEVADACREFGLKFGVYLSPWDRHEPRYGTASYNDYYKSQLRELLTNYGPISEVWFDGAKGENAKDMTYDFAGYWALVRQLQPNAVMFSDAGPDVRWVGNESGNAGETCWSTINTDGLAPGKADAKYLNRGDATGKQWVPAETDVSIRPGWFYHPAEDAKVRSGKNLVDLYYQSVGRNSLLLLNVPPNRDGLFSEPDIASLKEFRTILDETFKQNLVAKQPLLTDKKLTTFTTLSANQPLAIDLGGEKSFDRISIQENIANGQRVASGRVEYWDGSNWKSLQTFTTVGYKRLLRFPAVTSSKLRLFITNANGPVQLAEVGVFKASAKE